From the genome of Gorilla gorilla gorilla isolate KB3781 chromosome 4, NHGRI_mGorGor1-v2.1_pri, whole genome shotgun sequence, one region includes:
- the TIMD4 gene encoding T-cell immunoglobulin and mucin domain-containing protein 4, with product MSKEPLILWLVIEFWWLYLTPVTSETVVTEVLGHRVTLPCLYSSWSHNSNSMCWGKDQCPYSGCKEALIRTDGTRVTSRKSAKYRLQGTIPRGDVSLTILNPSESDSGVYCCRIEVPGWFNDVKINVRLNLQRASTTTHRTATTTTRRTTTTSPTTTPQMTTTPAALPTTVVTTPDLTTGTPLQMTAIAVFTTANTCLSPTPSTLPEEATGLLTPEPSKEGPILTAESETVLPSDSWSSAESTSADTVLLTSKESKVWDLPSTSHVSMWKTSDSVSSPQPEASDTAVPEQNKTTKTGQVDGIPMSMKSEMPISQLLMIIAPSLGFVLLALLVAFLLRGKLMETYCSQKHTRLDYIGDSKNVLNDGQHGREDEDGLFTL from the exons CACCAGTCACTTCAGAGACTGTTGTGACGGAGGTTTTGGGTCACCGGGTGACTTTGCCCTGTCTGTACTCATCCTGGTCTCACAACAGCAACAGCATGTGCTGGGGGAAAGACCAGTGCCCCTACTCCGGTTGCAAGGAGGCGCTCATCCGCACTGATGGAACGAGGGTGACCTCAAGAAAGTCAGCAAAATATAGACTTCAGGGGACTATCCCGAGAGGTGATGTCTCCTTGACCATCTTAAACCCCAGTGAAAGTGACAGCGGTGTGTACTGCTGCCGCATAGAAGTGCCTGGCTGGTTCAACGACGTAAAGATAAACGTGCGCCTGAATCTACAGAGAG CCTCGACAACCACGCACAGAACAGCAACCACCACCACACGCAGAACAACAACAACGagccccaccaccaccccacaaATGACAACAACCCCAGCTGCGCTTCCAACAACAGTCGTGACCACACCGGATCTCACAACCGGAACACCACTCCAGATGACAGCCATTGCCGTCTTCACAACAGCAAACACGTGCCTTTCACCAACCCCAAGCACCCTTCCAGAGGAAGCCACAGGTCTTCTGACTCCTGAGCCTTCTAAGGAAGGGCCCATCCTCACTGCAG AATCAGAAACTGTCCTCCCCAGTGATTCCTGGAGTAGTGCTGAGTCTACTTCTGCTGACACTGTCCTGCTGACATCCAAAG AGTCCAAAGTTTGGGATCTCCCATCAACATCCCACGTGTCAATGTGGAAAACGAGTGATTCAGTGTCTTCTCCTCAGCCTGAAG cATCTGATACAGCAGTTCCTGagcagaacaaaacaacaaaaacaggacAG GTGGATGGAATACCCATGTCAATGAAGAGTGAAATGCCCATCTCCCAACTACTGATGATCATCGCCCCCTCCTTGGGATTTGTGCTCTTGGCATTGCTCGTGGCGTTTCTCCTGAGAG GGAAACTCATGGAAACCTATTGTTCGCAGAAACACACAAG GCTAGACTACATTGGAGATAGTAAAAATGTCCTCAATGACGGGCAGCATGGAAGGGAAGACGAAGACGGCCTTTTTACCCTCTAA